In bacterium, the sequence GCCAATTGCTCACCTATACAAGACGCAAGTCTATCAGATGGCGGAGTATTTGCAGTTGCCTGAAGCTATTCGCAACCGCCCCCCTACCACCGATACATACTCGTTGCCTCAAAGCCAGGAGGAGTTTTTCTTTTCAGTACCTTATGAAAAGATGGACTTGATTTTATATGGGAAGAATCAAGAGGTCAGTCCTTCGGAGGTGGGGCGCGTGGTCGGACTTACGGCTGAACAAGTTAAACGAGTTTTCAGGGACATCGAATCCAAACGGCGCGCAGCTTCTTACCTGCATGCTCAACCTGTTCTGGTCGAAAGTTAGTTATGTGTGGAATAGTAGGCATATTCAAAGAAGTTTCGGGCGAACCGCCTAGCGAAAGCGCTCTTCGCCAGATGCTGGCCATGATTCGGCATCGGGGTCCCGATGAGTTTGGAATCTATCTTGATAGACGTGTGGGGCTTGGTAGCGCGCGGCTGAGCATTATCGACCTGTCAGGCGGTCAACAACCCATCTGCAATGAGGACGGTACACTTTGGATTGTATTCAACGGCGAAATATTCAATTACCTTGAACTGCGACCGGAACTGGAATCTCGCGGACACCAATTTGCGACCCATACGGACACCGAGGTTCTGTTGCATCTGTATGAGGAATATGGCTCGCGATGTCTGGAAAAGCTGAATGGCCAATTTGCTTTCGCCATCTGGAATTCCCGCGACCAGACTCTTTTTCTCGCCCGTGACCGGCTGGGCATTCGTCCGCTGTTCTACACCCGATCCAACGGGTGTCTCATTTTTGGCTCAGAGATCAAGGCGATCTTGTCTGACCCGCGCGTCAAGGCCGAGCTGGATCCCGTTACGCTTGATCAAATCTTCACCTTTTGGAGTCCACTCTCACCGCTCACGGCTTTTAAGGGAATTGTTGAACTCCCGCCGGGACACTATTTTCTGGCTCATAAGGAAGAGTTCACCATTCGGCAGTATTGGGAACCTGAGTTTCAATGCGCGGATGAATTCACGGGCGCATCTGCCCGGTCTCGATTCCTGGATGAGTATCTGGAGGAATTTGAACACCTGCTGGTGGAGGCCGTACGGCTTCGTTTGCGAGCTGATGTGCCGGTGGGTGCCTACTTGAGCGGTGGTCTGGATTCATCCATTATCGCTTCGATTATTCGCAATTATACGCAAAACCATCTGGATACGTTTTCTATCTCATTCAGCGATGTGAATTTTGACGAGAGTGTCTTTCAAAGACAGATGGCACAGTTTCTTGGGACGGACCATCAGGTGGTTCATGCCACATACGATGACATCGGGCGTGTTTTCCCGGAGGTAATCTGGCACACCGAGATCCCCGTGATGCGCACTTCTCCCGCGCCAATGTTTCTATTGTCCAAACTGGTGCGGGATTCCGGATACAAGGTCGTGCTTACGGGAGAAGGTGCCGATGAATTCCTGGTCGGCTACGACATTTTCAAGGAAGCCAAGATCAGACGTTTCTGGGCCAGTCAGCCTGAATCCACGCGGCGTCCAATGCTTTTCGGTCGGCTTTATGCCGATATTGCGGAGTTAGGCAGAAACAATCCTGCCCTCCTGGCGGAGTTCTTCAGAGGGGGATTGACTGAAGTGAATGCGCCAACTTATTCGCATGCTGTGCGTTGGCGGAATAACCGACGGACCTGTCGCTTTTTCTCTGGAAGTTTAAAGCAGGAATTGGCGGGACAATCTTTATCAGCCATAGAGCAGATCGTCTACCCGTCTCAATTTTCACGCTGGGGCTCTCTGGAACAGGCGCAATTTATTGAAATAACCGTCTTTATGTCGCAATACCTGCTCTCTTCTCAGGGCGACCGCGTTACGATGGCCCATTCCGTCGAAGGACGCTACCCTTTTCTGGACTATCGCGTTGTCGCGTTCTGTAATCGCCTACCCGCTAATCTGAAGTTGCATGGCTTGACCGAGAAATACATGTTAAAAAAACTTGGTCGTAAGTGGCTTCCCAGGGAAATATGGAGGCGGCCCAAACGCCCCTACCGCGCCCCCGTCCAGCGTAGTTTCTTCAATGAAAAGGGGCATGATTATGTGCGCGAGTTGCTGTCACCCGAAAAAGTAAAAATGACGGGTTTGTTCAATCCGGCGGCCGTAAGTCAACTTGTTATGAAAGCCAAGCAAGGAATTCCGCTCGGTGAGACAGGTGAAATGGCCTTGGTGGGGATTATATCCACACAACTGGTTCATCATCAATTTGTCGAAAAGTTGAGATTGCCTCCTCCGCTTTCGGCGGATGAACCAGTTAAAGTGTGCAATAGGGGAGGTAATAAATAATGTCGAAGATCCGATTTGCGATAGAAGAACTCAAGTTTGTCAAATCGATATCTGGCATTGTGAATTATTACGGAAAAATTCGGTATCTTCTGCCACGAGTTATGGGGCTTCCTTATCGCAAAACTCGTATACCCCCCCAGCCTTCAAATTGAGTCCGCCAACGTATGCAACATAGCGTGTTCGTGTTGTTCTGTTGGGCGAAGCACACGCAAGCGCGGTTTCATGGATATGGGCCTCTTCTAGGGGATCATTTCAGAGGCAGCTAAACTTGGCGTTAAAAGAATTCATCTTTACTTACACGGAGAACCACTCCTACATCCGCGTCTTCCAGAAATGGTTCGGTTTATAAAAAACTCCGGATTGGTTCTGCACATAATCACTAATGGTGTGAATCTGGATTCGACATTGATGAAAGAATTAATGAGTGCGGGGTTAACCAGCGCAGACCATATCATGTTTTCAATATTAGCAAACTCAGCAGCACTTCATGAGCAGATCATGAAAGGGGTAAGCCATGATTGCGTGGTTGGCAATATTACGGCATTACTCGAACATAGGAAAAAGAGTGGTGCGAACGGCCCCGTAATTGAAGTGATTTGTTATGCCATAAAAGAGAATTGTCGCGAAATTGATGATTTTCTAAACCATTGGCGTGGCCGGGTAGATCACGCCCGCATTTCCGGACGAATTTCGGAGCATTTCGCAAAAAAGCATACGGGTGAGACGACTTCATTTGAAAGGACAGATACATGTCCGAACATTTGGGAGCGATTGACTGTGTTCTGGAATGGAGACGTAACGATTTGCTGTGCAGATCTTGATGGTGATTATGTGATTGGAAACCTTGCATCCCAATCGATTCGTGAAATATGGAACTGCCAGAAATTGGACGAAGTCCGCAAGCTTCATCAGAAGAAACAGTTTCACAGCATTCCTATTTGTCAAAGATGCGATATGTAATCGTGTTTCTGGATACGACGCGTCATAGTGAAATGTACTGGATGAAGAAGTCATCGAAATGGATATGGGGAGGGATTAGTTTCGCGGGGATACTGTTGCTGTTTGCCCTCGGATCCTGTGATAAGTTCCTTCTCAAAGTTGGCAGGTACATGGCCCCTGTCAATGACCGGATGGAAAGTGCCGCAGACGTTGTGGTTCTGGAAAGCAGCGAGCATGTCGATCGACATCTCTTGGCTCGGGCGGCGAGTATGGTGTCATTGGGAAAGGCGCGCCGAATGGTCGTTGTCTTGCATCAAACAGCGTCCTGCGAATTCCTGTCGGCCGACCTTAAAGCCCCCCTTTCCGTCGCTCGAAAGGCATTGGACGGACTCGGACTGGATGAGACGAATTGCCGAGTCATTATAACCTCCTCCCATCATCCAGTGACACTCACAGCCGCAACAGAAGCCATGAAGATTCTCGCTGGGGAGGGAGTCAGGAGTGTCATACTCGTGTCCCCTGGATTTCATACGCGGCGAAGTTATCTCGTCTACCAATCAATCGGTGCACCGTTTCGGATCAAGATATACCCTCACGCTTCCTTTGAGGGAGACAACCACGGGCTTGACAAGTGGTGGATCCAGTATCATGGGGTTTGTGATTTCATCGAGCAGGGTCTGAAACTTGTTTACTATATGGCCAGAGGTTATATTCCACCAAAGTTGAAATAGATGTCAGAGCAAGTCACATTAATAGTGCCGGAAACAGATCCACGTTGGGACAGGTTTGTCGAGAGCCATCCCTTGGGTATGGTTTACCATTTGTCTGGGTGGAAGCGGGTGATGGAAGCGAGCTTTCCTCACATGAAGGGCCATTACCTGACCCTGTTGGATGGAACGAGTGACAACATCCGGGCGGCGATGCCCCTATTTGAGGTAAGAAGTTGGCTTACTGGCAAAAGACTGGTTAGTATTCCCTTCGCCTCAGGGTGTGATCCTTTGATTTCGACCAGTGATGATTTTGCCATTCTCTTTGATTCTTCCCTTTCCTTGTCCCGTAAACTCGGAATCTCCAGGGTTGAAATCAGAACGTACAGGGCTCTGCCATTGGTCCAAGATGGCCGGCTTGGGCGTAGTGGACTTTATAAGATTCACTATCTTTCACTGGAGCAGGGGCCGGAACAGTTATGGAAAAACTTCCATCGGTCTTGCATCAGGCAAAAAATATCGCGGGCCATTAAGAACGAACTGACCATGCGAACTGTGGAAAGTAAATCTGACTTGCAGGCTTTTTATCGGCTCTACGTGATGACCCGACAGCGGCTTTGTCTTCCGCCCCAGCCCTATACTTTCTTTGAATCTCTATGGGACACGTTTTTCGAAAAAAACCATATTACGGCGTTGCTTGCGATCAAAGACGGGAAACCAATTGCCGGCCTGATGCTCTTCCATTTTAAGGATCGTGTTTCCGCGGAGTTTGGGGTTTCCGATCATACTTATTGGGACTTTAATCCAAACCATTATCTGTTCTGGGAGGCGATCCAATCAGCCTGTCGCCAGGGATTTGAAGTTTTTGATTTCGGCCGGACTTCACCCCATAATCGGGAGTTAATGGATTTTAAGGGGCGCTGGGGTGCTGTTGAGGCTGATTTGGTGGAATTCCAGTATCCGCGAAAAGTTCGCAATGAGGTTACTGTACGCGAGCATTCTGGATCTTACCAGTTGATGAGGCGTCTATTGCAATATGTCCCAGAATCGATGTTCGAGCGATTTGGTGGCTTTTGCTATCGTCATTTAGGCTAAATCAGGGACACCGTTATGCCAAATAATAAAGTCATGTTTATCCAGCCCCCTTTCTTCAGGCTTTTCAAGGATACCTTCTCATTTAATGGATATCCGTTCTCTTTGGGTTATCTTGCGGGAACCGTGAAAAAAGAAACGTCATGGGAGGTTTCTGCGTATAATTCCGACTTCAATCCCAAATCCGTTTTGGGTAACGATAATGTTACGTTCTCCTTTCAGGCGGGAGAAGGCTACACCAATTACATTAATAATCTTGCGGATGCGAGTGCCCCGATCTGGAACGAGATTCGGGAGACCATCGGAAAAGTCAGTCCCACTGTCGTTGGCATTTCTTGCACATCCCAGAATTTCAAGGCCGTTGAAAGGGTTGCCCAGATCGCCAAAGACATTGATAGCAGCACTTTGGTCCTCGTTGGCGGGCCTCATCCTTCCATGGTCGGTTCGGAGGTACTCAAGTGTGGTGCGATTGACATTGCCGCGAGAGGGGAAGGGGAGCGGACCATCCTTGAAGTCCTTGATGCGGTTTTACAGAAGAAATCGTTTAGCCACATATATGGCATTGCCTATCGCAGTCATGGCCAGGTTATTGAAACCGGACCACGGGATTTGATTCAGGATTTGGATTCGCTTTGTTTTCCGTATGATTCGATGGAAGAGGTGCTTATCGGGTATGACCAGTATCCATTGAACGCGTTTGGTTCAATCTTCGCGTCCCGTGGATGTCCTTTTGGCTGTACTTTCTGCGGATCACGGAAAATCTGGGGCCGAACAGTGCGGCTACGATCTCCGGGGAATGTTGTCAAGGAGCTTGCACGACTCCAGAAACGGGGATTCACTTCGGTCAGGTTTGCAGACGACTCTTTTGGCGTAAACAGGAAATGGCTGAAAGAATTATGCGAAACGATTAAGTTGAAATGCCCTGATTTGAAATGGAAATGCGAGATGAATGTCGGCGTGATCAATGATGAAACTTTGTCCCTCATGAAATCGGCGGGATGTCATATGATCGAACTGGGTATTGAATCGGGCGATAATCGGGTGTTGAAGGAAATCAAGAAGGGCATCACGATCGAACAGGCTCTGGTCGCCTGCAAATTGGTCAATAAATACGGGATCGAACTTCAGGCCTACATAATGGCCGGGTTTCCTCAAGAGACGGAAGAGTCACTGCTTAATACCCGCAACGCCATCCGGAAAATTAACGGGTATATCTGTTTCAACGTTTTTAGCCCGTTCCCAGGGACGGAACTGTATGAGTTGTGCAAAGAAAAGAAGCTCATCGCCGACGATTATGACGTTTGCCTGCACAGTTATCAAAACCTGGACAGTTTCTGTATATCTCTGCCGAGGGATAAATTCAGAAAAATCGTCTCTGAAATGATTCGGGAAGTTGACCGGAAAAACAAACTCAATCGGATTAGGCGAATATTTTCCACCAATACGATCTGGCGATTGAAAGAGTATGGCCTTATGAAAGGGATGAAAAAAGGGGTTCGGATAATGTTTGCAAGGAAATCCTTGTATCCATGAAGCAGGCTCTTTGCCAGTTATGCTGTGTTAGTGGGATGGGGGAACCGTTGGCTTTCTTCGACGTCCTATGGCAACGGATTAACCGTCTCAAACGGTTTATCCGACGGCGGGTGTGTTATCTTCATAATTTCATTTTCAGGCGCAATAGGGGGGGACGTATGACAACATCCAGTAACATTCCTGGCCTGATTCGGGTTGAATTGAAACCAGGTGATAAGGTTCGGGTTCGGTCGCGAGAAGAAATTGAAGCCACGCTCAACTCGTGGAACCAGTTCAAGCATTGTGCTTTCATGGAGGAAATGTGGCCCTACTGCGGAACGACGCAGACAGTTTTCAAGAGAGTGTTAAAATTCCTGGATGAGAGAGATTATCTCGTCAAGAAATGCAGCGGCATGGTTATTTTGCGCGATGTTATTTGTGAAGGGACGAGGGATTTCGGGCCATGCGATAGATCCTGCTTTCTTTTTTGGCGTGAAGAATGGGTGGAACGGATTTCTGATTCTAATGAGTCTTCGCAATAGTCTCACTTTCACATGAACTCTGGGCATCGATCCACACGAACGTACACCTGCCTACGCTGAGCACATACTAAGTGATTGATATCGGAGTGACGAACGGCTTTATACTACGGGATAATGGCGGATCGGTAAGGCATCGGTAAGGCGGCGTTAGCAAAAACATATGCTTTGTGTTAAAGGGAGAACCAATCAATGAGTAGCCTGTTCAGTAATATGCAGATGAGGCATTTTGTTCCAGTACTTTTGTTCATTATTTTTCTGGTTATAAATGTCGGCAAGACTCAGCCGCTGGAGATCACTGATATTTCGAGTGATATGACGGGGGTAACCTTGCAGTGGACCTCAACAGCAGAGCGATACATTGTAGCCCAGTCGTCAAACATAATGGCTGGAAACTTCGAATTCGTAGGGGCTGTACTCTTGACGAATACGGTTTCATTGGCTTCGACCAAACCATCGGTCTTTTACAAAATCCGGGAGGTTGAGGTTCTTAATTTCTCTGATCCGGCGTTTAGGAACGCAATTAGTAATGCGCTTCCTACCAAGTTCGAACCAGCAGATTTATATTACGATGTCGATTTGCTTGGTATAGATGACCTGAATCTGGAGGGGCTGGGTATCAGCAACGCCGTGGGGCTGAATGCGTTTGCCGACTTGACCTTATTGGATTGCTCCAGCAACGCTCTGAGCTCCTTGGACGTTTCCGGGATGGGGGCGCTGCAAGAGTTGTATTGCTATGATAATCAGATTACAAACCTGAACCTGACTGACTGCACCAACCTTTATGCCTTAATCTGTATGTTTAATCCACTGCACATGCTCGACATGTCTGGCATGGAGTGCCTCAGAACGCTTTTCTGTTATGGCAACGGGTTAACAAACTTGAATTTATCCGGCTGCACCAATGTTGCTGAATTGATCTGCTCGGATAATTCGCTGGGTACACTCGATGTGTCCGGGTTATCCCGCCTCTCAGTTCTGGCGTGCAACGACAATGACATGACGTCACTTAATCTCTCAGGTTGTTATGCGTTGACGAATTTGTTTTGTCAGAGAAATCAGTTAAGTTCGCTGGACATCTCTACCTGCACCAATCTCACTTTAGTGCAGTGTATAACCAACAATCTTGTGGATGTTTCTTCCTTCGTTACCAATGCTTTGCATGGAGGCTTAGGAACAGGTGATGTGGTTTATTTGATCGGTAATCCATTGAGCCTGGACGCAATAACTAATCAGATCCCTGTTCTGGAAAACTATGGCGTAACGGTTAATTTGCATTATTAATTTTGGCAACCAGCTAGATCCATTGTTTATTCTGTTCGTAAAACAAGACCCCCTCAAAGTTAAACCCGCTCCCATAAGGGATGCGGGTTTAACTTTGAGGGGGTCTTGTTTTATTGGGATTAGCAATTAGGGCTTGGCATGTATACGCCGTTGAAGGACGCCCAGGATCACCAGCGAGCAACCCAGTAATAGTGCAGTTGCTCCACCATCAGGAACCTGATGAAAGCCCGCCGCTCCGCTATTGGGCGTGTTATTGGCAATCCTGTACAGATAAGAAGTTTCTGTATCTGAAGGTGGGGGCGGCAGGTCGCGTTTCCTGAGATTTGAGTAAGAGATGCTTGGCGCTTCAGGAATTGCATACCTTCCAATTCCGAAGATATCCACTCTCAAATCAATGGGCGTTGTTATCGT encodes:
- a CDS encoding GNAT family N-acetyltransferase produces the protein MSEQVTLIVPETDPRWDRFVESHPLGMVYHLSGWKRVMEASFPHMKGHYLTLLDGTSDNIRAAMPLFEVRSWLTGKRLVSIPFASGCDPLISTSDDFAILFDSSLSLSRKLGISRVEIRTYRALPLVQDGRLGRSGLYKIHYLSLEQGPEQLWKNFHRSCIRQKISRAIKNELTMRTVESKSDLQAFYRLYVMTRQRLCLPPQPYTFFESLWDTFFEKNHITALLAIKDGKPIAGLMLFHFKDRVSAEFGVSDHTYWDFNPNHYLFWEAIQSACRQGFEVFDFGRTSPHNRELMDFKGRWGAVEADLVEFQYPRKVRNEVTVREHSGSYQLMRRLLQYVPESMFERFGGFCYRHLG
- a CDS encoding SPASM domain-containing protein, giving the protein MSEAAKLGVKRIHLYLHGEPLLHPRLPEMVRFIKNSGLVLHIITNGVNLDSTLMKELMSAGLTSADHIMFSILANSAALHEQIMKGVSHDCVVGNITALLEHRKKSGANGPVIEVICYAIKENCREIDDFLNHWRGRVDHARISGRISEHFAKKHTGETTSFERTDTCPNIWERLTVFWNGDVTICCADLDGDYVIGNLASQSIREIWNCQKLDEVRKLHQKKQFHSIPICQRCDM
- a CDS encoding radical SAM protein, with the translated sequence MPNNKVMFIQPPFFRLFKDTFSFNGYPFSLGYLAGTVKKETSWEVSAYNSDFNPKSVLGNDNVTFSFQAGEGYTNYINNLADASAPIWNEIRETIGKVSPTVVGISCTSQNFKAVERVAQIAKDIDSSTLVLVGGPHPSMVGSEVLKCGAIDIAARGEGERTILEVLDAVLQKKSFSHIYGIAYRSHGQVIETGPRDLIQDLDSLCFPYDSMEEVLIGYDQYPLNAFGSIFASRGCPFGCTFCGSRKIWGRTVRLRSPGNVVKELARLQKRGFTSVRFADDSFGVNRKWLKELCETIKLKCPDLKWKCEMNVGVINDETLSLMKSAGCHMIELGIESGDNRVLKEIKKGITIEQALVACKLVNKYGIELQAYIMAGFPQETEESLLNTRNAIRKINGYICFNVFSPFPGTELYELCKEKKLIADDYDVCLHSYQNLDSFCISLPRDKFRKIVSEMIREVDRKNKLNRIRRIFSTNTIWRLKEYGLMKGMKKGVRIMFARKSLYP
- the asnB gene encoding asparagine synthase (glutamine-hydrolyzing) — protein: MCGIVGIFKEVSGEPPSESALRQMLAMIRHRGPDEFGIYLDRRVGLGSARLSIIDLSGGQQPICNEDGTLWIVFNGEIFNYLELRPELESRGHQFATHTDTEVLLHLYEEYGSRCLEKLNGQFAFAIWNSRDQTLFLARDRLGIRPLFYTRSNGCLIFGSEIKAILSDPRVKAELDPVTLDQIFTFWSPLSPLTAFKGIVELPPGHYFLAHKEEFTIRQYWEPEFQCADEFTGASARSRFLDEYLEEFEHLLVEAVRLRLRADVPVGAYLSGGLDSSIIASIIRNYTQNHLDTFSISFSDVNFDESVFQRQMAQFLGTDHQVVHATYDDIGRVFPEVIWHTEIPVMRTSPAPMFLLSKLVRDSGYKVVLTGEGADEFLVGYDIFKEAKIRRFWASQPESTRRPMLFGRLYADIAELGRNNPALLAEFFRGGLTEVNAPTYSHAVRWRNNRRTCRFFSGSLKQELAGQSLSAIEQIVYPSQFSRWGSLEQAQFIEITVFMSQYLLSSQGDRVTMAHSVEGRYPFLDYRVVAFCNRLPANLKLHGLTEKYMLKKLGRKWLPREIWRRPKRPYRAPVQRSFFNEKGHDYVRELLSPEKVKMTGLFNPAAVSQLVMKAKQGIPLGETGEMALVGIISTQLVHHQFVEKLRLPPPLSADEPVKVCNRGGNK